The following coding sequences are from one Candidatus Borkfalkia ceftriaxoniphila window:
- a CDS encoding ABC transporter substrate-binding protein encodes MKKLLTAILCFMMVILPLSACANNDDGLKKVRVNEVTHSIFYAPMYAADSLGYFKEEGIKIELTNGGGADAVMSAVLSGSADIGFCGPEAALYVLIGGSNNVPTVFGQLTKRDGSFLVSRKDEKATFKWSDLEGKEILAGRKGGVPAMTFEYVLNANELYDGQNVKMNYDVAFNLMTSAFEAGTADYCTMFEPVASEYEKAGKGYVVASVGEASGEVPYTCYIAKESYIEKNTDTVKGFLRAIMKGIKYINETASNEAAKYLTAYFDGTDEAAIATSLDSYKKIDSWQKDMTMTTDSFDRLQDIIENAGELSKRAEFSELVNTEYSTAIYKEVYGL; translated from the coding sequence TTGAAAAAACTACTTACGGCAATTTTATGTTTTATGATGGTCATTCTTCCCCTCTCGGCGTGTGCGAATAACGACGACGGACTGAAAAAGGTGCGCGTGAACGAAGTGACGCATTCGATTTTTTATGCGCCCATGTACGCGGCGGACTCGCTCGGTTATTTTAAAGAGGAAGGCATCAAAATCGAACTCACCAACGGCGGCGGCGCGGACGCGGTCATGTCCGCGGTCCTTTCGGGCAGCGCGGACATCGGATTCTGCGGTCCCGAGGCGGCGCTTTACGTGCTCATCGGCGGCAGCAACAACGTGCCCACCGTTTTCGGCCAACTCACCAAGCGCGACGGTTCGTTCCTCGTTTCCCGCAAAGACGAGAAGGCGACCTTCAAATGGTCTGATCTCGAAGGCAAAGAAATTCTGGCAGGCAGAAAGGGCGGCGTTCCCGCCATGACGTTCGAATACGTGCTCAACGCCAACGAACTTTACGACGGTCAGAACGTGAAAATGAATTACGACGTCGCCTTCAACCTGATGACGAGCGCTTTCGAGGCGGGCACGGCGGATTACTGCACCATGTTCGAACCCGTCGCCAGCGAATACGAAAAGGCGGGCAAGGGCTACGTGGTCGCCTCCGTGGGAGAAGCCTCGGGCGAAGTCCCCTACACCTGCTATATCGCGAAAGAGAGTTATATCGAAAAGAACACCGACACGGTGAAAGGATTCCTCCGCGCGATCATGAAAGGCATCAAATATATCAACGAGACCGCAAGCAACGAGGCTGCGAAATATCTGACCGCCTATTTCGACGGCACGGACGAGGCGGCTATCGCGACCTCCCTGGACAGTTACAAAAAGATCGATTCCTGGCAGAAAGACATGACGATGACGACAGACAGTTTTGACCGTTTGCAGGATATCATCGAAAACGCGGGAGAACTTTCAAAACGCGCGGAA
- a CDS encoding valine--tRNA ligase, with protein sequence MEMQKTYNPKDFEARLYEEWEKNNYFRAEADPSKIPFTIVIPPPNITGQLHLGHALDNTIIDILIRFKRMQGYSALYLPGCDHASIATEVKIVEQMKKEGLTKNDVGREGFLERAWGWKEQYGGRIVEQLKKMGVSCDWSRLAFTMDDNCSRAVREVFVNLYEKGLIYRGDRIINWCPGCKTALSDAEVEYTEDESFFWHLKYPVKGENRSITVATTRPETMLGDTAVAVNPADKRYEDLVGKTLVLPLVGREIPVVADDYVDMEFGSGAVKITPAHDPNDFEVGLRHDLEVIRVMNDDGTMNAAAGKYEGLDRFIAREKIVEDLKACGALVKIEPHAHNVGHCYRCKSTVEPIVSKQWFVKMEPLAKPALDAVARNKIKFTPERFTKVYNNWMEGIKDWCISRQLWWGHRIPVWYCQDCGETVVSKTDPDCCPHCKGHDLKQDEDVLDTWFSSALWPFSTLGYPDKSEDLKYFYPTDVLSCGYDIIFFWVARMIFSGLEHMKKVPFRDVLMHGIVRDEQGRKMSKSLGNGIDPLLVIDEYGADSLRFSLINGVSPGNDTRYSRSKVEASRNFMNKIWNASRFVIMNAEGRTIPDIQDVKLSAADKWIVSRLESCVKEVTLNLQKFELGIAAGILYDFMWSDFCDWYIELCKSALYGDDEAKKSATLGVLCFVLENALKLLHPYIPYITEEIYQNLPNVSGSIMVSEFPRYNSKLAYKKEAKAFERVMEVIRVVRNMKASVGCPAAKKVKLFVSTSNKAYVNANTTSILKLAGASEIVFCDNGACIGEKTVSQVTELCTVYIALGDMVDLEKERARLQGELERVVGEIGRADGKLHNRGFMDKAPKNLVEAERAKLEKFIEMKAKIEAQLREL encoded by the coding sequence ATGGAAATGCAAAAGACTTACAACCCCAAAGATTTCGAGGCGCGGTTGTACGAAGAGTGGGAGAAAAACAACTATTTCAGGGCGGAGGCGGACCCTTCGAAGATCCCTTTTACCATCGTGATCCCGCCTCCCAACATTACGGGGCAACTGCATCTGGGGCACGCGCTCGACAACACGATCATCGACATTCTGATCCGCTTCAAGCGCATGCAGGGCTATTCGGCGCTGTATCTTCCCGGCTGCGACCACGCGTCCATCGCCACGGAAGTGAAGATCGTGGAGCAGATGAAAAAAGAGGGGCTGACGAAAAACGACGTGGGCCGCGAGGGATTTTTAGAGCGCGCCTGGGGCTGGAAAGAACAGTACGGCGGCCGCATTGTCGAACAACTCAAAAAAATGGGCGTTTCCTGCGACTGGTCGCGTCTCGCTTTTACCATGGACGACAACTGCTCGCGCGCCGTGCGCGAAGTGTTCGTGAACCTCTATGAAAAGGGGCTCATCTACCGCGGCGACCGCATCATCAACTGGTGCCCGGGCTGCAAGACGGCGCTTTCCGACGCGGAAGTCGAATACACCGAGGACGAGTCCTTTTTCTGGCATCTCAAATATCCCGTGAAGGGCGAAAACAGGTCCATCACTGTGGCGACCACGCGTCCCGAAACCATGCTGGGCGATACGGCGGTGGCCGTCAATCCCGCGGACAAGCGGTATGAAGATTTAGTGGGCAAGACGCTCGTTCTTCCCCTCGTGGGAAGAGAGATCCCCGTCGTTGCGGACGATTACGTGGATATGGAATTCGGCAGCGGCGCGGTGAAGATCACGCCCGCGCACGATCCGAACGACTTCGAAGTGGGGCTGCGCCACGATCTGGAAGTGATCCGCGTGATGAACGACGACGGCACTATGAACGCCGCCGCGGGCAAATACGAGGGACTCGACCGCTTTATCGCGCGTGAAAAGATCGTGGAAGATCTCAAAGCGTGCGGCGCTCTGGTAAAGATCGAGCCGCACGCGCATAACGTCGGGCACTGCTACCGCTGCAAGAGCACGGTGGAACCCATCGTTTCCAAACAGTGGTTCGTGAAAATGGAGCCGCTCGCAAAGCCCGCTCTCGACGCCGTGGCGCGCAACAAGATCAAATTCACGCCCGAACGGTTCACGAAAGTTTATAATAACTGGATGGAGGGCATCAAGGACTGGTGCATTTCCCGTCAATTGTGGTGGGGCCACCGCATTCCCGTATGGTACTGCCAAGACTGCGGCGAGACCGTCGTTTCCAAGACCGATCCCGACTGCTGCCCGCACTGTAAAGGGCATGATTTAAAACAGGACGAGGACGTTCTTGACACCTGGTTCTCCTCGGCGCTGTGGCCTTTTTCCACGCTGGGCTATCCCGACAAGAGTGAAGACCTCAAATATTTTTATCCGACGGACGTGCTGTCCTGCGGCTACGACATCATCTTTTTCTGGGTGGCGAGAATGATTTTCTCGGGTCTGGAACACATGAAAAAAGTGCCGTTCCGCGACGTTCTGATGCACGGCATCGTGCGCGACGAACAGGGGCGCAAGATGTCCAAATCGCTCGGCAACGGCATCGACCCGCTGCTGGTCATCGACGAATACGGCGCCGACTCGCTGCGCTTTTCGCTCATCAACGGCGTGTCGCCCGGCAACGATACCCGTTACAGCCGTTCCAAAGTCGAGGCGAGCCGCAATTTCATGAACAAGATATGGAACGCTTCGCGTTTCGTCATCATGAACGCGGAGGGCAGAACTATTCCCGATATTCAAGACGTGAAACTTTCCGCCGCCGACAAATGGATCGTTTCGCGGTTGGAATCGTGCGTCAAAGAAGTGACGCTCAACTTGCAGAAATTCGAACTGGGCATTGCCGCCGGCATCTTATACGACTTTATGTGGAGCGATTTCTGCGACTGGTATATCGAACTTTGCAAGAGCGCCCTCTACGGCGACGACGAGGCGAAAAAGAGCGCAACGCTCGGCGTATTGTGTTTCGTTCTGGAAAACGCGCTCAAACTGTTGCATCCCTATATCCCGTATATCACCGAGGAAATTTACCAAAACCTGCCCAACGTTTCGGGCAGTATCATGGTTTCGGAATTTCCCCGTTACAATTCCAAACTCGCTTATAAAAAGGAGGCGAAGGCTTTCGAGCGGGTGATGGAAGTCATCCGCGTCGTGCGGAACATGAAGGCGTCCGTGGGCTGTCCCGCGGCGAAAAAGGTAAAATTGTTCGTTTCGACTTCCAACAAAGCCTACGTTAACGCCAACACGACGAGTATATTGAAACTTGCGGGCGCGAGCGAGATCGTGTTCTGCGACAACGGCGCGTGCATCGGCGAAAAGACGGTTTCGCAGGTGACGGAACTGTGCACCGTGTATATCGCGCTCGGAGATATGGTGGACCTCGAAAAGGAACGCGCCAGATTGCAGGGCGAACTCGAACGCGTCGTCGGCGAGATCGGCCGCGCGGACGGCAAACTGCATAACCGCGGATTTATGGACAAGGCGCCGAAAAATCTCGTGGAGGCGGAGCGCGCGAAACTGGAAAAATTCATCGAGATGAAAGCCAAGATCGAAGCGCAGTTGCGGGAACTGTAA
- a CDS encoding terminase large subunit domain-containing protein: MLEREIIERIREIEAEEARRRAGDFLSKYNAGRKKHKKQMAFHKCRKRNRWVFGGNRSGKTECGAVECVYMARGVHPYRKNKKDTFGWVVSLSQQVQRDVAQKKVLHYLRPDWIESVTMLSGRKDSAESGVIDQIRVRNVFGGISVIGFKSCDQGREKFQGSSLDYVWFDEEPPKDIYDECRMRVLDQCGDIFGTMTPLKGITFLYDEIYLNRYENPEIWYEFMEWGDNPFLKKSEIALLTEAMGENELLSRRYGKFAVNEGLVYPEFDENIHVIEPFSVPFEWQDTISIDPGLNNPLSAHWYCVDFDDNIYVVAEHYEAKRDIDYHAAAIKRISAALGWHTDGKGRVGALIDSAANQRTLAGSKSVSELFWERGIQVNANVNKDLFAGIARVKNALKGEGGKPRLYIFSNCVHLIRELKGYFWGTGDVPKKRDDHALDELRYYIMSKPHNAPPEKPLTAVQRDKLRLSRGRKRSV, encoded by the coding sequence ATGCTTGAACGGGAAATTATCGAACGGATACGCGAGATCGAGGCGGAGGAAGCGCGCCGCCGCGCGGGCGACTTTCTTTCAAAATACAATGCAGGGCGCAAAAAACACAAAAAGCAGATGGCTTTTCATAAATGCAGAAAGCGCAACCGCTGGGTGTTCGGCGGCAACCGAAGCGGCAAGACCGAGTGCGGCGCGGTGGAATGCGTCTATATGGCGCGGGGCGTCCATCCCTACCGCAAGAACAAAAAGGACACCTTCGGCTGGGTGGTGTCCCTTTCGCAGCAGGTGCAGAGGGACGTGGCGCAAAAGAAAGTTTTACACTATCTGCGTCCCGACTGGATCGAGTCCGTCACCATGCTTTCGGGGCGCAAAGACAGCGCCGAGTCGGGCGTGATCGACCAGATCCGCGTCAGAAACGTGTTCGGCGGCATTTCGGTGATCGGGTTCAAGAGCTGCGACCAGGGGCGGGAAAAGTTTCAGGGCAGTTCTCTGGATTACGTGTGGTTCGACGAGGAGCCGCCCAAAGATATCTACGACGAATGCCGAATGCGCGTGCTGGATCAATGCGGCGACATTTTCGGCACCATGACGCCGCTCAAAGGCATCACCTTTTTATACGACGAGATTTACCTAAACCGATACGAAAATCCCGAGATCTGGTACGAGTTTATGGAGTGGGGCGACAATCCCTTTTTAAAAAAGAGCGAGATCGCGCTTTTGACGGAGGCGATGGGGGAAAACGAACTTCTGAGCCGCCGTTACGGGAAATTCGCCGTGAACGAGGGGCTCGTCTATCCCGAGTTCGATGAGAATATACACGTGATCGAGCCGTTTTCCGTTCCCTTCGAGTGGCAGGACACGATCTCCATCGATCCCGGGCTCAACAATCCTCTCTCCGCGCACTGGTACTGCGTGGATTTCGACGACAATATATACGTGGTCGCGGAACACTACGAGGCGAAACGGGACATCGATTACCACGCGGCGGCGATCAAGCGGATCAGCGCGGCGCTCGGCTGGCACACGGACGGTAAGGGGCGCGTCGGCGCGCTCATCGATTCGGCGGCGAACCAGCGCACGCTGGCAGGCTCGAAAAGCGTGAGCGAACTGTTCTGGGAACGCGGTATTCAGGTGAACGCCAACGTCAACAAAGACCTGTTTGCGGGCATCGCGCGGGTGAAAAACGCATTGAAAGGGGAAGGGGGAAAGCCGCGGCTGTATATTTTCAGCAACTGCGTCCATCTCATCCGCGAACTGAAAGGATATTTCTGGGGTACGGGCGACGTGCCGAAAAAGAGGGACGACCACGCCCTCGACGAACTGCGCTATTATATCATGAGCAAGCCGCACAACGCGCCGCCCGAAAAGCCCTTGACGGCGGTGCAGCGGGATAAACTGCGGCTTTCGCGGGGGCGCAAAAGGAGCGTGTGA
- a CDS encoding portal protein: MTDFDERFAERTVREVKEDFLRRQSERRFLEKSWELNMNFLAGNQYCALNAAGEIEEEEPRFYWQYRRVFNHIAPAIDTRCAKLSRVRPSLTVRAASDEEGDLRTAKLSTAIIRSVSRESALDDVMMRATMWSETCGSSFYKVLWDVRGGNFLGYSEGEPIFEGCVRIVAVPPFEIYPDSLCAESVEECGSILHAKAVSAEEIEARYGVKLKGRDISEFSLAPYSQYAHFAGGQTARTESVKRGAELVIERYEKPSEELPDGRLTIVAGDRLVYMGALPYLNGAGGARSYPFIRQCAIELSGCFFGGSIVDRMIPVQRAFNAVKNRKHEFLNRLTMGVLAVEDGSLDTDELLEEGLSPGKVLVYRQGAEPPKMLGADTLPAEFEKEEASLLNEFILVSGVSEISSTSLNRTNVTSATGLQLLIDQDDTRLAVTTESIRRAVKEIGKHILRLTRQFATSERVLRMTGEGKRVELYYFSGSDISSDDVIFEVENESAVSPAQRRSLIYELYNMGLLADENGKVSDEMRQKILDALGFGGLENARGLTSLHTNKAAEENRRLLKEEVAADSYDDDGAHIAEHTRFLLSDEFKSKDQKAKERFERHLRAHRDRSK; the protein is encoded by the coding sequence ATGACTGATTTCGACGAGCGGTTCGCCGAAAGGACGGTGCGGGAGGTCAAAGAGGATTTTCTGCGGCGGCAGAGCGAGCGGCGCTTTTTGGAAAAGAGTTGGGAACTGAACATGAACTTTCTGGCGGGAAACCAGTACTGCGCTCTGAACGCCGCGGGGGAGATCGAGGAGGAAGAGCCGCGCTTTTACTGGCAGTACCGCAGGGTGTTCAACCACATCGCGCCCGCCATCGACACGCGCTGCGCAAAACTTTCGCGCGTGCGGCCGTCGCTCACTGTGCGCGCCGCGAGCGACGAGGAGGGGGATCTGCGCACCGCAAAACTATCGACGGCGATCATCCGCTCGGTGAGCCGCGAAAGCGCTCTGGACGACGTGATGATGCGCGCGACCATGTGGAGCGAAACGTGCGGGAGCAGTTTTTACAAGGTGCTCTGGGATGTACGCGGCGGCAACTTTTTGGGATATTCAGAGGGAGAGCCGATTTTCGAAGGTTGCGTGCGCATCGTGGCGGTGCCGCCCTTCGAAATTTATCCCGATTCGCTTTGCGCGGAAAGCGTGGAGGAGTGCGGCAGCATTCTGCACGCCAAGGCGGTGAGCGCGGAGGAGATCGAGGCGCGTTACGGCGTGAAACTCAAAGGGCGGGACATCTCCGAATTTTCACTCGCGCCCTATTCGCAGTACGCGCACTTTGCGGGCGGGCAGACGGCGCGGACGGAGAGCGTCAAACGCGGGGCGGAACTCGTCATCGAGCGTTACGAAAAGCCGAGCGAAGAATTGCCCGACGGACGTCTCACCATCGTGGCGGGCGATCGGCTCGTGTATATGGGCGCGCTGCCCTATCTCAACGGCGCGGGCGGCGCGCGTTCCTATCCGTTCATCAGGCAGTGCGCGATCGAACTTTCGGGCTGCTTTTTCGGCGGGAGCATCGTGGACCGCATGATCCCCGTACAGCGCGCGTTCAACGCGGTCAAAAACCGCAAACACGAATTTTTGAACCGACTGACCATGGGCGTTCTGGCGGTGGAGGACGGCTCGCTCGACACCGACGAACTTCTGGAAGAGGGGCTTTCGCCCGGCAAAGTGCTCGTGTACAGGCAGGGGGCGGAGCCGCCCAAAATGCTGGGCGCGGATACGCTGCCCGCCGAATTCGAAAAAGAAGAGGCGAGCCTTTTGAACGAATTTATTCTCGTGAGCGGCGTCAGCGAGATCAGTTCCACGTCTTTAAACCGCACGAACGTGACGAGCGCGACGGGCTTGCAGCTCTTGATCGATCAGGACGACACCCGCCTCGCGGTGACGACGGAAAGCATACGCCGCGCGGTCAAGGAGATCGGCAAACATATCCTGCGCCTGACGCGGCAGTTTGCGACGAGCGAGCGCGTCCTGCGCATGACGGGCGAGGGGAAACGGGTGGAACTTTACTATTTCAGCGGCAGCGATATTTCCTCGGACGACGTAATATTCGAGGTGGAAAACGAATCGGCGGTATCACCCGCACAGCGGCGCTCGCTCATTTACGAATTGTACAACATGGGGCTTTTAGCGGACGAAAACGGAAAAGTTTCCGACGAGATGCGCCAGAAGATCCTGGACGCTCTGGGGTTCGGCGGGCTGGAAAACGCGCGCGGACTCACCTCGCTGCATACGAATAAGGCGGCGGAAGAAAACAGGCGGCTTTTAAAAGAGGAAGTCGCCGCGGACAGTTACGACGACGACGGCGCGCACATCGCCGAGCATACGCGCTTTTTGCTTTCCGACGAGTTCAAGTCGAAAGATCAGAAAGCCAAGGAGCGCTTCGAACGGCATCTGCGCGCGCATCGGGATCGATCGAAATAA
- a CDS encoding phage major capsid protein, translated as MVTMTSADNALKSVYLGAVSEQLDTAINPLLAKIQRSTADVWGKEVRRLAQYGVNGGVGAGTEEGDLPSAAGNNYEQFVTTLKNLYGTIEISDKAVRASENNVGAFVNLLNAEMDGLIRSSAFNFGRMLFGDGSGVLCKVVSVSGNTVTADGVKNLIEGMVVDVLAAGGAPISGAKGRRVVAVDRAAKTFTLSGDALTGVAKDNLVCVQGSYNLELTGLGAIFKDTGSLYGLDRATHKWMIPYMQSSVGTLSETVMQKAIDWLEERAGSRVDFIVCSWGVKRALQNLLSENRRSTDVEVLAGGYKAMTYNGIPVVADRFCPDGTMYLLNTSDFCLHQLCDWKWLEGDDGKVLKQIAGKPLYTATLVKYADLVCARPCGQAMLTGITEA; from the coding sequence ATGGTAACAATGACAAGCGCGGACAACGCGTTAAAGAGCGTTTACCTCGGCGCGGTGTCCGAACAACTCGACACCGCCATCAACCCGCTGCTCGCAAAAATACAGAGATCGACGGCGGACGTGTGGGGCAAAGAGGTGCGCCGCCTCGCGCAGTACGGCGTGAACGGCGGCGTGGGCGCGGGCACCGAAGAGGGGGATCTGCCCTCCGCCGCGGGCAACAATTACGAGCAGTTCGTGACCACCCTCAAAAATTTATACGGCACCATCGAGATCAGCGACAAGGCGGTGCGCGCTTCGGAAAACAACGTGGGCGCTTTCGTCAATTTACTCAACGCCGAAATGGACGGACTGATCCGCTCTTCCGCGTTCAATTTCGGTCGCATGCTGTTCGGCGACGGCAGCGGCGTTTTGTGCAAGGTGGTGTCCGTTTCGGGCAATACCGTCACCGCGGACGGCGTGAAAAATCTCATCGAAGGCATGGTCGTGGACGTTCTGGCCGCGGGCGGCGCGCCGATTTCGGGCGCGAAAGGGCGGCGCGTAGTCGCGGTAGACCGCGCGGCGAAGACCTTTACCCTTTCGGGCGACGCGCTGACGGGCGTTGCGAAGGATAATCTCGTGTGCGTGCAGGGTTCGTACAATCTCGAACTGACGGGGCTCGGCGCTATTTTCAAGGACACAGGCTCTCTCTACGGGCTGGACAGGGCGACGCACAAGTGGATGATCCCCTATATGCAGTCCTCGGTGGGCACGCTGAGCGAGACCGTCATGCAAAAGGCGATCGATTGGCTGGAAGAACGCGCGGGCAGCCGCGTCGATTTCATCGTATGCAGTTGGGGCGTCAAGCGCGCGCTGCAAAACCTCTTGTCCGAAAACAGACGCTCGACCGACGTGGAAGTGCTCGCGGGCGGGTACAAGGCGATGACTTACAACGGCATTCCCGTGGTCGCCGACCGTTTCTGTCCCGACGGCACCATGTACCTTCTCAATACCTCCGATTTCTGCCTGCATCAGTTATGCGACTGGAAGTGGCTGGAAGGGGACGACGGCAAAGTGCTCAAACAGATCGCGGGCAAACCGCTCTATACGGCGACTTTGGTCAAGTACGCCGACCTCGTCTGCGCGCGCCCCTGCGGACAGGCGATGCTCACGGGCATCACGGAGGCGTGA
- a CDS encoding ABC transporter substrate-binding protein, giving the protein MKKLLTFLLAALTAVSCAFALTACDSRGSFGKKIKIAVLQYAEHGSLDNCYQGLKEGLAEKGYGADKVSFNFKNAKGIDADNTTYANSLINGNPAVAVGIATPSAYALANASKGDVPVVFTAVSDPYAESMDFRKFENLTGSSDKLPVENQIDLIRSFYPADKIVKIGIVYSLSEANSVSQIAEFEAFEAEKNIEIVTQGINAATDIPGAVDTLIGKKVDCLNNLTDNKVVQNLNTVLDRANGAKIPVFGSEIEQVEKGCLASCSLDYVELGRRTGYMIADILNGKKADEIEYLFIEDGYTVDYNSEVLKTLGMTLADAYKDANDVKA; this is encoded by the coding sequence ATGAAAAAACTGTTGACTTTTCTGCTGGCCGCGCTTACGGCCGTTTCCTGCGCATTTGCGCTTACCGCGTGCGACAGCCGTGGCAGTTTCGGCAAAAAAATTAAAATCGCCGTCTTGCAGTACGCGGAACACGGCTCTTTGGACAATTGTTATCAAGGGCTCAAAGAGGGGCTTGCGGAAAAAGGGTACGGCGCGGACAAAGTGTCTTTCAATTTCAAAAACGCGAAGGGCATCGACGCGGATAATACCACTTACGCAAATTCTCTGATCAACGGCAATCCCGCCGTGGCGGTGGGCATCGCCACGCCCTCGGCGTACGCGCTCGCGAACGCTTCCAAAGGCGACGTGCCCGTGGTCTTTACCGCCGTTTCCGACCCGTATGCGGAGAGCATGGATTTCCGCAAATTCGAAAACCTGACCGGCTCTTCCGACAAACTGCCCGTGGAAAATCAGATAGACCTGATACGCTCTTTTTATCCCGCCGACAAGATTGTAAAGATCGGCATCGTCTATTCTCTGTCCGAGGCGAATTCCGTTTCGCAGATCGCGGAATTCGAGGCGTTCGAAGCGGAGAAGAACATCGAGATCGTAACGCAGGGCATCAACGCCGCCACGGATATCCCGGGCGCGGTGGATACGCTCATCGGCAAAAAAGTAGACTGTCTCAACAATCTCACGGACAATAAAGTGGTGCAGAACCTCAACACCGTGCTCGACAGGGCGAACGGCGCGAAGATCCCCGTGTTCGGCAGCGAGATCGAGCAGGTGGAAAAAGGGTGCCTTGCCAGTTGTTCCCTCGATTACGTGGAACTGGGCCGCCGCACGGGCTACATGATCGCGGACATTTTAAACGGCAAAAAGGCGGACGAGATCGAATATCTGTTCATCGAGGACGGCTACACCGTCGATTACAATTCCGAAGTGCTGAAAACGCTCGGCATGACGCTCGCCGACGCGTACAAGGACGCGAACGACGTAAAGGCATAA
- a CDS encoding ABC transporter permease, with product MDFLNQASTVLQMGFIYAIVALGVYITYKILDFPDLSVDGTFPLGGVVFAVLVTNGCPWFLAMPVSFFSGCAAGFVTGILHVKLKINNLLSGIITMTALLSVNYLIAGGPSVSFSQTETLLSGGFLSSIPRTARNYVQAGFILLFVVLCKVLLDLFLKTKSGFLLRATGDNPQLVTQMGKNTDNYKMLGLMLANGLVALAGSIYCQYGSVYNSDMGTGTVVIALACVIIGCVVAKHIRFLSDTAGVAVGSVLYYAVLTAALFLCGSEYTKLIVAILFVLVLLFDSGLAGRTLKKIFRKRRKGDAGTAIDP from the coding sequence ATGGATTTTCTCAATCAGGCGAGCACGGTACTGCAAATGGGGTTTATATACGCCATCGTGGCGCTGGGCGTATATATCACCTATAAAATACTCGATTTTCCCGATCTGTCGGTGGACGGCACCTTCCCGCTCGGCGGGGTGGTGTTTGCCGTCCTCGTCACGAACGGCTGTCCCTGGTTTCTGGCAATGCCCGTTTCCTTCTTTTCGGGCTGTGCGGCGGGATTTGTGACGGGCATTCTGCACGTCAAACTGAAAATCAACAATCTTCTTTCCGGTATCATTACCATGACCGCGCTGCTGTCCGTCAACTATCTCATCGCGGGCGGGCCGTCGGTGTCCTTTTCGCAGACGGAAACGCTGCTCAGCGGCGGGTTTTTAAGTTCGATTCCGCGCACGGCGAGAAATTACGTACAGGCGGGATTTATTCTGCTGTTCGTCGTGCTGTGCAAAGTTTTGCTCGATCTGTTTTTAAAGACAAAATCGGGCTTCCTGCTGCGCGCCACGGGGGATAATCCGCAGTTGGTCACGCAGATGGGAAAAAATACCGACAACTATAAAATGCTGGGGCTGATGCTCGCCAACGGTCTGGTGGCGCTGGCGGGCAGCATCTATTGTCAATACGGTTCGGTATATAATTCCGACATGGGCACGGGCACGGTGGTCATCGCCCTGGCGTGCGTCATCATCGGCTGCGTGGTCGCAAAGCATATCCGCTTTTTGTCGGATACGGCGGGCGTCGCCGTCGGCTCGGTGCTCTATTACGCGGTGCTCACCGCGGCGCTGTTCCTGTGCGGCAGCGAATATACCAAACTCATCGTGGCGATCCTCTTCGTGCTCGTGCTGCTCTTCGACAGCGGGCTGGCGGGGCGCACTTTGAAAAAAATCTTTCGCAAAAGGAGGAAGGGCGATGCTGGAACTGCAATCGATCCGTAA
- a CDS encoding ABC transporter ATP-binding protein: MLELQSIRKTFNRGTPDESVLFDDFSFTVKQGEFVSIVGSNGSGKTTLLNLISGSVSADGGKILLGGEDITAQKEFVRARRIGRVFQDPSRGTANSMTVAENMALAENKGKPYNLTAGLNKKRVEGYRDMLAPLRLGLEERMNVPVGALSGGQRQVLTLVIATMTPIDLLLLDEHTAALDPKTSEITMLLTDKIISEKKLTALMVTHNLRFAEQYGTRLCMFDKGRVVLDKAGEDKKNTSVDDLLKVFNEISIECGN; this comes from the coding sequence ATGCTGGAACTGCAATCGATCCGTAAAACATTCAACCGCGGCACGCCCGACGAATCGGTGCTCTTCGACGATTTTTCTTTTACCGTGAAACAAGGCGAATTCGTTTCGATCGTCGGCTCGAACGGCTCGGGAAAGACCACGCTTCTCAATCTCATCAGCGGCTCGGTTTCTGCGGACGGCGGCAAGATTCTGCTGGGCGGGGAGGATATCACCGCCCAGAAAGAATTCGTGCGCGCGCGGCGCATCGGGCGGGTGTTTCAGGACCCCTCGCGCGGCACCGCCAATTCGATGACGGTCGCGGAGAATATGGCGCTCGCCGAAAATAAAGGAAAGCCCTATAATCTGACGGCGGGGCTCAATAAGAAACGGGTGGAAGGGTACCGCGACATGCTCGCGCCCCTGCGCCTCGGCCTGGAAGAGCGCATGAACGTGCCCGTCGGCGCGCTTTCGGGCGGGCAAAGACAGGTGCTGACGCTCGTCATCGCCACGATGACGCCCATCGATCTGTTGCTGTTGGACGAGCACACGGCGGCGCTCGATCCGAAAACGAGCGAGATCACCATGCTTCTCACAGACAAGATCATATCCGAAAAGAAACTGACCGCGCTGATGGTCACGCACAATCTGCGCTTTGCCGAGCAGTACGGCACAAGGCTGTGTATGTTCGACAAAGGGCGCGTGGTGCTCGATAAAGCGGGCGAAGACAAGAAAAACACGAGCGTGGACGATCTTTTAAAGGTGTTCAACGAGATTTCCATCGAATGCGGAAACTGA